One Halosegnis longus DNA window includes the following coding sequences:
- the priS gene encoding DNA primase small subunit PriS, with translation MNERTRTYLSGRFGEYYRRSDIEGPPASNEREWGHIPFTPGDGTTMIRHQSWFDVAGSGSITDFLAREQPRHVYHSVGRYDDPDASRMGAKGWRGADLVFDLDADHLPGVDPEATSYPEMLAACKEALFALLDFLEGDFGFTDPTVVFSGGRGYHVHVRADRVQELGRDQRDEIVEYVRGPDVAFEDLLRTETVEGLGLKNPTQKRMLPTEGGWGARVHRHLLDLVDELRELPEEEALARLQEFDGVGEGKATATLRAATDNYDQLREGNIDVHAAVVSIAKRLFEQTLAEDGAPIDEPVTTDINRLIRLPGSLHGGSGLVVTEIDRGDLDDFRPLRDAIPAQFRGNEIRVDVVDPGPATFGGEQGFMIEGGKQAVDEALGVFLMARGRAEKVAE, from the coding sequence ATGAACGAGCGGACGCGGACGTATCTCTCGGGCCGGTTCGGCGAATACTACCGCCGGAGCGACATCGAGGGGCCGCCGGCGTCCAACGAACGCGAGTGGGGACACATCCCGTTCACGCCGGGAGACGGGACGACAATGATTCGCCACCAGTCCTGGTTTGATGTTGCCGGCAGCGGCTCGATTACGGACTTCCTCGCCCGCGAGCAACCACGCCACGTCTACCACTCCGTCGGGCGCTACGACGACCCCGACGCCTCCCGGATGGGCGCGAAGGGATGGCGCGGGGCCGACCTCGTCTTCGACCTCGACGCCGACCACCTCCCCGGCGTGGACCCCGAGGCGACGAGCTACCCCGAGATGCTCGCCGCCTGTAAGGAGGCACTCTTTGCCCTGCTGGACTTCCTCGAGGGCGACTTCGGGTTCACCGACCCGACGGTCGTGTTCTCCGGAGGGCGCGGCTACCACGTTCACGTGCGCGCCGACCGCGTGCAGGAACTCGGGCGCGACCAGCGCGACGAAATCGTCGAGTACGTCCGCGGTCCGGACGTGGCCTTCGAGGACCTGCTCCGGACGGAGACGGTCGAGGGACTCGGCCTGAAGAATCCGACGCAAAAGCGGATGCTCCCGACCGAGGGCGGGTGGGGTGCCCGCGTCCACCGCCATCTGCTCGACCTCGTAGACGAACTCCGCGAGCTTCCCGAAGAGGAGGCGCTCGCCCGACTCCAGGAGTTCGACGGCGTCGGCGAGGGGAAGGCGACGGCGACCCTGCGTGCGGCGACGGACAACTACGACCAGCTGCGCGAGGGGAACATCGACGTGCACGCCGCAGTGGTCTCCATCGCGAAGCGACTGTTCGAGCAGACGCTCGCGGAGGACGGCGCACCGATCGACGAACCGGTGACGACGGACATCAACCGGCTCATCCGGCTGCCGGGGAGTCTCCACGGCGGCTCCGGGCTGGTGGTGACGGAAATCGACCGCGGCGACCTCGACGACTTCCGGCCGCTCCGGGACGCGATTCCGGCCCAGTTCCGCGGGAACGAGATTCGGGTCGACGTAGTCGACCCCGGCCCGGCGACCTTCGGCGGGGAGCAAGGATTTATGATAGAGGGCGGAAAACAGGCGGTGGACGAAGCACTCGGCGTGTTCCTGATGGCCCGGGGCCGCGCCGAGAAGGTAGCAGAATGA
- a CDS encoding GNAT family N-acetyltransferase produces MSATVELRVVEQGDDTFVEDAWALKEEIRREEGVLRQRRGFFTDAYARSRTFVLVERTLDDERLIGFASVRRDGYILFLAVDPDERGEGHGKRLVAAVAEEYGKVTCHARTSNENALEFYQGIGFEIVRKIDNYYEDYGDAYYLRLGEDSFTEKLSRFFRR; encoded by the coding sequence GTGAGTGCCACAGTCGAACTTCGCGTCGTCGAACAGGGTGACGACACCTTCGTCGAGGACGCGTGGGCACTGAAGGAAGAAATCCGACGCGAGGAGGGTGTGCTCCGCCAGCGTCGGGGGTTCTTCACCGACGCGTACGCCCGGTCGCGGACGTTCGTGCTGGTCGAGCGCACGCTGGACGACGAGCGGTTAATCGGTTTCGCCTCCGTCCGCCGAGACGGCTACATCCTCTTTCTGGCCGTCGACCCCGACGAACGCGGCGAGGGCCACGGCAAGCGGCTCGTCGCCGCCGTCGCCGAGGAGTACGGCAAGGTCACCTGTCACGCCCGCACCAGCAACGAGAACGCACTCGAGTTCTACCAGGGCATCGGCTTCGAAATCGTCCGAAAAATCGACAACTACTACGAGGATTACGGCGACGCCTACTATCTCCGGCTTGGCGAGGACTCCTTCACCGAGAAGCTGTCGCGCTTCTTCCGGCGGTGA
- a CDS encoding DUF502 domain-containing protein — MSFSVDDESQDETDGADSMSEVVRRSFLTGIATVVPLIVTVLIVNFGVGYIDSALQPLVDGLRGSPFGPNEFTDRQIKLLAVVVFLLFIFLLGLVAEFSKRGTKFGAYFDDFMSRIPGLGSVYTSFNEMSEIMLDSDTDSFQEVVFVEYPGEGSYTVAFKTAETPSVIERDTGHEDMVTLFMPMAPNPVMGGFVIHVSRDRVVDVDITVEQGLRSIVTSGVALTDSDDGPDMRGLSPDEMETLGSIERIEQHTDPGQSRAVRDENEDTAERVEEYDTEVAPEHSDTPDKIADRERTDEREETDTVPAEAAKRDSHTEETEQTPAEMADRDDTTREPTTDTPAERAGRSDDEDDRET; from the coding sequence ATGTCGTTCAGCGTTGACGACGAGTCACAGGACGAGACCGACGGAGCGGACTCGATGAGCGAGGTCGTCCGCCGCTCGTTCCTGACCGGTATCGCGACCGTCGTCCCGCTCATCGTCACTGTGCTCATCGTCAATTTCGGAGTGGGGTACATCGACAGCGCGCTCCAGCCGCTCGTCGACGGACTCCGAGGCAGCCCGTTCGGGCCAAACGAGTTCACCGACCGCCAGATAAAGCTGCTCGCCGTCGTCGTCTTCCTCCTGTTCATCTTCCTGTTGGGCCTCGTCGCCGAGTTCTCGAAGCGCGGCACGAAGTTCGGCGCGTACTTCGACGACTTCATGTCCCGAATTCCGGGGCTCGGCTCCGTGTACACCTCGTTCAACGAGATGTCCGAGATTATGCTCGATTCGGACACCGACAGCTTCCAGGAGGTCGTCTTCGTCGAGTACCCCGGTGAGGGGTCGTACACGGTGGCGTTCAAGACCGCCGAGACGCCGTCGGTCATCGAGCGTGACACCGGCCACGAGGACATGGTGACCCTGTTCATGCCGATGGCACCGAACCCCGTGATGGGCGGGTTCGTCATCCACGTCTCGCGCGACCGCGTCGTCGACGTCGACATCACGGTCGAACAGGGGCTTCGCTCCATCGTCACCTCCGGCGTCGCGCTCACCGACAGCGACGACGGCCCCGACATGCGCGGGCTCAGCCCCGACGAGATGGAGACGCTCGGCAGCATCGAGCGCATCGAGCAACACACCGACCCCGGCCAGTCGCGGGCAGTCAGAGACGAAAACGAGGACACCGCCGAACGCGTCGAGGAGTACGACACCGAGGTCGCGCCGGAACACTCCGACACGCCGGACAAGATTGCCGACCGCGAGCGCACGGACGAGCGCGAGGAGACCGACACGGTCCCCGCCGAGGCAGCCAAACGAGACAGCCACACTGAAGAGACCGAACAGACACCCGCAGAGATGGCAGACCGCGACGACACCACCCGGGAGCCGACGACCGATACGCCGGCAGAACGCGCCGGCCGCAGCGACGACGAGGACGACCGCGAGACGTGA
- a CDS encoding archease has translation MTGRFELRDHTADVAVAARGPTLDAAFAATADGLTAAMCDDALPDGDRFELTARESSLETLLFSYLDELIYQRDVRGVLPCDHEAVVTETADGWAVTATARGVPLDAVAARDLKAVTYSQLSVTRTDDWETYVVFDV, from the coding sequence GTGACCGGTCGATTCGAGCTTCGCGACCACACCGCCGACGTTGCGGTCGCGGCCCGCGGCCCGACTCTCGATGCCGCCTTCGCTGCGACCGCGGACGGCCTGACAGCGGCGATGTGTGACGACGCTCTCCCAGACGGCGACCGGTTCGAACTCACCGCGCGGGAGTCCTCGCTCGAGACGCTGCTGTTCTCGTATCTGGACGAACTCATCTACCAGCGTGACGTGCGTGGCGTCCTCCCGTGTGACCACGAGGCCGTCGTGACCGAGACGGCCGACGGGTGGGCGGTCACGGCGACCGCGCGGGGAGTCCCGCTCGACGCCGTCGCCGCACGCGACCTGAAGGCCGTCACCTACTCACAGCTCTCCGTCACCCGGACCGACGACTGGGAGACGTACGTGGTTTTCGACGTCTGA
- a CDS encoding RtcB family protein, protein MSDDDETFEAGGYTLHRRREFVWELPKQGDMRVPARVLASRDLLEAISDDRTIEQLRNTTHLPGVTDYAICMPDGHQGYGFPVGGVAAIDAESGCISPGAVGYDVNCGVRMLTTNLTYDDIEGREEELTNALFDAVPTGLGGGGVINGSRESIDAALEYGVEWALEEGWAVESDLTHCEDGGRRLDADPSAVSKRAKDRAMNQMGSLGSGNHFLEVQRVTDIFDADTAAAYGLSEEQVVVLIHCGSRGLGHQTCNDYLRRIEEEHDDLLAQLPDRELAAAPAGSDLAAEYYGAMCACINFAWVNRQLIMHRTREVFADVFDRSWREMEMELLYDVAHNIAKREVHETSAGETELFVHRKGATRAFPAGHPEVPAAYRDTGQPVIIPGSMGAGSYVLSGGEQSLSETFGSTAHGAGRLMSRTQAKDEFWGGDVQDDLRDQQKVYVKASSGATIAEEAPGVYKDIDEVVRISDALGIGDKVARTFPVCNIKG, encoded by the coding sequence ATGAGCGACGACGACGAGACGTTCGAGGCGGGCGGGTACACCCTCCATCGCCGCCGCGAGTTCGTCTGGGAACTCCCCAAGCAGGGAGACATGCGCGTCCCGGCCCGCGTGCTCGCGAGCCGCGACCTCCTGGAAGCGATTTCCGATGACCGAACCATCGAACAGCTCCGGAACACGACCCACCTGCCGGGCGTCACCGACTACGCCATCTGCATGCCCGACGGCCACCAAGGGTACGGCTTTCCCGTCGGTGGCGTCGCAGCTATCGACGCCGAAAGTGGCTGTATCTCGCCGGGAGCGGTCGGCTATGACGTGAATTGCGGCGTCAGAATGTTGACAACAAATCTCACCTACGACGACATCGAGGGTCGCGAGGAGGAGCTGACGAACGCGCTGTTCGACGCGGTGCCGACCGGGCTCGGCGGCGGCGGTGTAATCAACGGGTCCCGCGAATCTATCGACGCCGCGCTCGAATACGGCGTCGAGTGGGCGCTCGAAGAGGGGTGGGCAGTCGAGTCTGACCTGACCCACTGTGAGGACGGCGGCCGGCGGCTCGACGCCGACCCGAGTGCCGTCTCGAAGCGCGCGAAAGACCGCGCGATGAACCAGATGGGGAGTCTCGGCTCCGGCAACCACTTCCTCGAAGTCCAGCGCGTGACGGATATCTTCGACGCCGACACCGCAGCCGCTTACGGACTCAGCGAGGAGCAGGTGGTCGTGCTCATCCACTGTGGCTCGCGCGGGCTGGGCCACCAGACCTGCAACGACTACCTCCGGCGAATCGAGGAGGAACACGACGACCTGCTCGCCCAACTTCCGGACCGGGAACTCGCCGCCGCGCCCGCCGGCTCCGACCTCGCGGCGGAGTACTACGGCGCGATGTGCGCCTGTATCAACTTCGCGTGGGTGAATCGCCAGCTCATCATGCACCGGACGCGCGAGGTCTTCGCGGACGTGTTCGACCGGAGCTGGCGCGAGATGGAGATGGAACTGCTGTACGATGTGGCCCACAACATCGCGAAACGCGAGGTCCACGAGACGAGCGCCGGCGAGACGGAGCTGTTCGTCCACCGGAAGGGGGCGACCCGGGCGTTCCCCGCCGGCCACCCGGAGGTGCCGGCAGCCTACCGCGACACGGGCCAGCCGGTCATCATCCCGGGGTCGATGGGGGCCGGCTCGTACGTGCTGTCGGGCGGCGAGCAGTCCCTGTCGGAGACGTTCGGCTCGACGGCCCACGGTGCCGGTCGGTTGATGTCGCGCACCCAAGCGAAAGACGAGTTCTGGGGCGGCGACGTGCAGGACGACCTCCGCGACCAGCAGAAGGTGTACGTCAAAGCCTCCTCGGGCGCGACAATCGCGGAGGAGGCCCCCGGCGTCTACAAGGACATCGACGAGGTGGTCCGGATTTCGGACGCGCTCGGTATCGGCGACAAGGTCGCCCGGACGTTCCCGGTCTGCAACATCAAGGGCTGA
- a CDS encoding DUF7563 family protein, producing the protein MANCLNCDSYVSEQYVKVFAPDELSSVRVCPHCEDKMRDGNGVREARAPRQQ; encoded by the coding sequence ATGGCTAACTGTCTCAACTGCGACTCTTACGTCTCCGAACAGTACGTGAAGGTGTTCGCCCCCGACGAACTGTCGAGCGTCCGTGTTTGCCCCCACTGTGAGGACAAGATGCGCGACGGCAACGGCGTGCGCGAGGCGCGGGCACCACGTCAGCAATAG
- a CDS encoding translation initiation factor eIF-2B yields MIDETVAEIEAMQTHSSSVVAVKAANALRELADREYPTVSEYLRDLERNSNALRRANPSHASLHTTQRDIVTTVDEANPDTVADAVAATEDAIDRVVDEVMTAKEGAAAAAAERFEDGDTILTHDYSSTLLEAIELAAGDGVHLDVYVTEARPRYIGRKTVRTLAGIDRVTPHLLTDAAAGHILDSCDRVVVGMTCIVDGQLYNRVGTLPIAATAAELDVPMTVVGASTKIIDEGGFAFQNEHRSATEVIREPTEGFEVVNPAYDTTPLHLVDTVVTDEGVERP; encoded by the coding sequence ATGATAGACGAGACCGTCGCCGAAATCGAGGCGATGCAGACCCACTCCTCGTCGGTCGTCGCGGTCAAGGCGGCGAATGCCCTCCGAGAGCTGGCCGACCGCGAGTACCCGACCGTGAGCGAGTATCTGCGCGACCTCGAGCGCAACTCCAACGCACTCCGGCGGGCGAACCCCTCACACGCCTCTCTCCACACGACCCAGCGGGATATCGTCACGACGGTCGACGAGGCGAATCCCGATACGGTCGCCGACGCGGTGGCGGCGACGGAAGACGCCATCGACCGCGTCGTCGACGAGGTGATGACGGCAAAAGAGGGGGCCGCCGCGGCCGCGGCCGAGCGGTTCGAGGACGGCGACACCATCCTCACCCACGACTACTCCTCGACGCTGCTGGAGGCAATCGAACTCGCAGCCGGCGACGGCGTCCACCTCGACGTGTATGTGACCGAGGCGCGCCCGCGGTACATCGGGCGCAAGACCGTCCGGACGCTCGCGGGAATCGATCGCGTGACGCCACACCTGCTGACCGACGCGGCGGCCGGCCACATCCTCGATTCCTGCGACCGGGTCGTCGTCGGAATGACCTGTATCGTCGACGGGCAACTGTACAATCGGGTCGGAACGCTGCCGATCGCGGCGACGGCAGCCGAACTCGACGTGCCGATGACGGTCGTCGGCGCGTCGACGAAGATTATCGACGAAGGCGGGTTCGCGTTCCAAAACGAGCACCGCTCGGCGACGGAGGTGATCCGCGAGCCGACGGAGGGGTTCGAGGTGGTGAATCCGGCCTACGACACGACGCCGCTGCATCTGGTCGACACCGTCGTCACCGACGAGGGCGTCGAACGGCCCTGA
- a CDS encoding mechanosensitive ion channel family protein, with product MQPGTPTATPEGLRPPTWLPTEIPGWLFQLATAVTIVVVGYYASKLARRLLGRRIARRFKRQSISQTVLRATQMSIFVVAIFTALAVFGIRISDLAISLSVFSAVIGIVLAPLIGSIISGFFILSEQPYEIGDMIQLADRDTYGFVEEITLRYTKLFTLDNTFLVLPNGAMRDRDVVNFSAEDSRTRLALDVLVTYESDIPAARDRIERAARQVDTVINGGPDIRIGGARYPASPTCYIETYGDHGVNLRLRYWVTEPYKLLATRSKVQTNIRELFADADVEMAYPHSHLVFDDTSGEVAVGMRERAPEEYERPGGDSSPDRTDESGPTDDGGPSDP from the coding sequence ATGCAACCGGGGACGCCGACGGCCACGCCGGAGGGACTGCGACCGCCGACGTGGCTACCGACTGAAATCCCCGGGTGGCTGTTCCAGCTTGCGACCGCCGTCACCATCGTCGTCGTCGGCTACTACGCCTCGAAGCTGGCGCGGCGGCTGCTCGGCCGCCGCATCGCTCGCCGGTTCAAGCGGCAAAGCATCAGCCAGACCGTCCTCCGCGCGACGCAGATGAGTATCTTCGTCGTCGCCATCTTCACCGCGCTCGCCGTCTTCGGAATCCGAATCAGCGACCTCGCAATCTCGCTGTCCGTGTTCTCTGCGGTTATCGGTATCGTGCTCGCGCCGCTCATCGGGAGCATCATCAGCGGCTTCTTCATCCTCTCCGAACAGCCCTACGAGATCGGCGACATGATACAGCTCGCGGACCGCGACACCTACGGCTTCGTCGAGGAGATTACGCTCCGGTACACCAAGCTGTTCACGCTCGACAACACGTTCCTCGTTTTGCCCAACGGGGCGATGCGCGACCGCGACGTGGTGAACTTCTCGGCGGAGGATTCCCGGACGCGGCTCGCGCTCGACGTGCTCGTCACCTACGAGTCCGACATCCCGGCGGCGCGCGACCGCATCGAGCGGGCCGCCAGACAGGTGGACACCGTCATCAACGGCGGGCCGGACATCCGCATCGGCGGGGCGCGCTACCCGGCCTCGCCGACCTGTTACATCGAGACCTACGGCGACCACGGCGTGAACCTCCGGCTCCGCTACTGGGTGACGGAGCCGTACAAGCTGCTCGCCACGCGCTCGAAGGTGCAGACGAACATCCGCGAGCTATTCGCCGACGCCGACGTGGAGATGGCCTACCCGCACTCGCATCTCGTCTTCGACGACACGAGCGGCGAAGTCGCGGTCGGGATGCGCGAGCGCGCCCCCGAGGAGTACGAGCGACCCGGCGGCGACTCGTCTCCTGACCGCACCGACGAGTCGGGACCGACGGACGACGGCGGCCCGAGCGACCCCTGA
- a CDS encoding universal stress protein, whose product MTRVVVPVRYPLSAHSRRTLETAIDLARDHDAELTVLHVNLYQNDGRVTRRELRRAVEQSFGSLDNARYVVRSGFLVEETILDEIVGEDADYVVIGRKQASRWRRMVRSLVDDPDVESFLREKLDAQVVTAG is encoded by the coding sequence ATGACTCGTGTCGTCGTTCCGGTCCGGTATCCGCTGTCTGCCCACTCCAGACGGACGCTCGAAACAGCAATCGACCTCGCCCGCGACCACGACGCCGAGCTGACGGTTCTGCACGTGAATCTCTACCAGAACGACGGCCGCGTCACCCGCAGAGAGCTTCGGCGTGCTGTCGAGCAGTCGTTCGGCAGCCTCGACAACGCCCGCTACGTCGTCCGGTCTGGTTTCCTCGTCGAGGAGACGATTCTGGATGAAATCGTGGGCGAGGACGCCGACTACGTCGTCATCGGGCGCAAGCAGGCGAGCCGGTGGCGACGGATGGTCCGCTCGCTCGTGGACGACCCCGACGTGGAGTCGTTCCTCCGCGAGAAGCTGGACGCACAGGTCGTCACCGCCGGGTAG
- a CDS encoding bifunctional metallophosphatase/5'-nucleotidase yields the protein MLRLLHYSDIENAYDDPARLARLAGTIDARRDADTLVFGTGDNTSPGVLPLVTKGEQALDFFHAVDPDADTFGNHDFDYGPDRALDIIERAPQPWLCANVKRDGEQFGHESGVRPWQIFERDGKRVGVFGLVTPKTASINPATEDVVFTDPIAAAEEAVADLRAKGVDYVVCLSHLGRGDETLAAEVDVDVVLGGHNHAELVERLDDTLLTRPGVNGQVLFEVTLPEKAVTRHVVADGPRDETIAEAVETRLDEAGVDEVVATVEEPIERTEVACFHGESRVGNFVADAYRWETDADVGLQNSGGIRSGPALSGEVTVGDLISLIPFDEPLAVAELTGAELREVFRQGEGSRLGFGEPDWWHAHLSGATIEYDRASDTLTSATVNGEPLDPDRTYRVALADYLLHSDDEFPAVGMDHRVETTRTQYEVLADYARSEGLDPTVEGRVRHV from the coding sequence ATGCTTCGGCTTCTCCACTACTCCGACATCGAGAACGCCTACGACGACCCCGCCCGACTCGCGCGGCTCGCGGGCACCATCGACGCCCGCCGCGACGCCGACACGCTCGTGTTCGGCACCGGCGACAACACGTCTCCCGGAGTTCTCCCGCTCGTGACGAAAGGCGAGCAGGCGCTCGATTTCTTCCACGCCGTCGACCCGGACGCCGACACCTTCGGCAACCACGACTTCGACTACGGCCCCGACCGCGCGCTCGACATCATCGAGCGCGCCCCCCAGCCGTGGCTCTGTGCCAACGTCAAGCGCGACGGCGAGCAGTTCGGCCACGAGTCGGGCGTGCGCCCGTGGCAGATCTTCGAGCGGGACGGGAAGCGCGTCGGCGTCTTCGGCCTCGTCACGCCCAAGACCGCGAGCATCAATCCCGCCACCGAGGACGTGGTCTTCACCGACCCGATTGCCGCCGCCGAGGAAGCCGTCGCCGACCTCCGAGCGAAAGGGGTCGACTACGTGGTCTGTCTCTCCCATCTCGGTCGCGGCGACGAGACGCTCGCTGCCGAAGTCGACGTAGACGTCGTGCTCGGCGGCCACAACCACGCCGAACTGGTCGAACGACTGGACGACACGCTCCTGACGCGCCCGGGGGTCAACGGACAGGTGCTGTTCGAGGTGACGCTCCCGGAGAAGGCGGTGACCCGTCACGTCGTCGCCGACGGTCCGCGCGACGAGACCATCGCCGAGGCGGTCGAGACGCGACTCGACGAGGCCGGCGTCGACGAGGTGGTCGCGACCGTCGAGGAGCCAATCGAGCGCACCGAGGTCGCCTGTTTCCACGGGGAGTCCCGCGTCGGGAACTTCGTCGCGGACGCCTACCGGTGGGAGACGGACGCCGACGTTGGCCTGCAAAACTCCGGCGGCATCCGGTCGGGACCGGCGCTCTCGGGTGAGGTGACGGTCGGCGACCTCATCTCGCTCATCCCGTTCGACGAGCCGCTCGCCGTCGCCGAGCTGACGGGCGCGGAGCTTCGCGAGGTGTTCAGACAGGGCGAGGGGTCGCGGCTCGGCTTCGGCGAGCCGGACTGGTGGCACGCCCACCTCTCGGGGGCCACCATCGAGTACGACCGCGCGAGCGACACGCTCACGAGTGCGACCGTCAACGGCGAGCCGCTCGACCCCGACCGCACCTATCGGGTCGCGCTGGCCGACTACCTGCTCCACTCGGACGACGAGTTCCCCGCCGTCGGGATGGACCACCGGGTCGAAACCACCCGCACACAGTACGAAGTGCTCGCCGACTACGCCCGCAGCGAGGGGCTCGACCCGACGGTCGAGGGACGCGTCCGTCACGTCTGA
- a CDS encoding DUF5816 domain-containing protein, which translates to MSNTTLEERDHEGETLYVSRREAEKGADAPFFVVYVDEARERPWGYLCGNCDSLSTAMDSMGRVKCNDCGNFKRPDEWDAAHE; encoded by the coding sequence ATGAGCAACACCACGCTAGAGGAACGCGACCACGAGGGCGAGACGCTGTACGTCTCTCGTCGCGAGGCAGAGAAGGGGGCCGACGCGCCGTTCTTCGTCGTCTACGTCGACGAGGCGCGCGAGCGGCCGTGGGGGTATCTGTGTGGCAACTGCGACAGCCTCTCGACGGCGATGGACTCGATGGGTCGCGTGAAATGCAACGACTGTGGCAACTTCAAGCGCCCCGACGAGTGGGACGCGGCCCACGAGTAG
- a CDS encoding DUF7116 family protein: MSAEHAGLTEKAESIFRGLGYEIERGVDGLHATRKWRTVHVTTGEPTNDEPAAGLRCFVARADRADDLCAELCEGEYPYDWAVIGVHDDGYDVLHPSAPTLEAP, from the coding sequence ATGTCCGCAGAGCACGCGGGACTCACAGAGAAGGCCGAATCGATATTCCGAGGGCTGGGCTACGAGATCGAGCGTGGCGTCGACGGACTCCACGCGACACGCAAGTGGCGGACCGTCCACGTCACGACCGGTGAGCCGACGAACGACGAGCCAGCGGCGGGGCTCCGCTGCTTTGTCGCCCGGGCCGACCGTGCAGACGACCTCTGTGCTGAACTCTGTGAGGGAGAGTATCCGTACGACTGGGCGGTCATCGGCGTCCACGACGACGGCTACGACGTGCTCCACCCGTCCGCGCCGACGCTCGAAGCGCCGTAA
- a CDS encoding metal-dependent hydrolase, whose translation MFIGHGFLAFALVAAVATRAGLSRERTLAVGLLGGLFGLAPDVDMAYAFLGVLEPTGESAVGSFWAASTEIHRVVTHSLVVGSVFGPAAGALASDRRPLQLLGAGALAGSVAVALTVSGGLPAVVVGLLAVTVAVLARGARRYDIGPAAVTVAGVVGLCSHPFGDLLTGTPPAFLYPFDVTLIATRPNLLGDPTLNLLAPLAAELATFWLALGVYLWLVRGDHPLRHVRRRLRTRAGLATLFAAFVVVAPDPTLHTAYLFVFSLLALSLAVATPLPALDVRSLSDLRGEPFTTGVTGLAAITLATATYTVAYLAV comes from the coding sequence GTGTTCATCGGCCACGGCTTCCTGGCGTTCGCGCTCGTCGCAGCCGTGGCCACGCGGGCCGGACTGTCGCGCGAGCGGACGCTGGCGGTCGGGCTTCTCGGCGGGCTGTTCGGGCTTGCTCCCGACGTAGACATGGCGTACGCCTTTCTCGGCGTGCTCGAACCGACCGGCGAGAGCGCCGTCGGTAGCTTCTGGGCCGCGAGCACCGAAATCCACCGGGTCGTCACCCACTCGCTCGTCGTCGGCTCGGTCTTCGGTCCCGCCGCGGGCGCACTCGCGAGCGACCGCCGCCCGCTCCAGCTCCTCGGCGCGGGCGCGCTCGCGGGGAGCGTCGCCGTCGCCCTCACCGTGTCCGGGGGACTCCCGGCCGTCGTCGTCGGGTTGCTCGCCGTCACGGTCGCCGTGCTCGCTCGCGGTGCACGCCGGTACGACATCGGTCCGGCCGCGGTCACCGTCGCCGGCGTCGTCGGACTCTGCTCACACCCGTTCGGCGACCTGCTCACCGGGACCCCCCCGGCCTTCCTCTACCCCTTCGACGTGACGCTCATCGCGACGCGGCCGAATCTGCTCGGCGACCCGACGCTGAATCTGCTCGCGCCCCTCGCCGCGGAGCTCGCGACCTTCTGGCTCGCGCTCGGCGTCTATCTGTGGCTCGTGCGCGGCGACCACCCCTTGCGCCACGTGCGCCGGCGGCTCCGGACGCGTGCCGGATTGGCGACGCTGTTTGCCGCGTTCGTCGTCGTCGCGCCCGACCCGACGCTCCACACCGCCTACCTGTTCGTGTTCTCGCTGCTCGCGCTGTCGCTTGCGGTTGCGACTCCGCTGCCGGCACTCGACGTGCGGTCGCTGTCGGACCTGCGCGGTGAGCCGTTCACGACCGGCGTCACCGGACTCGCAGCCATCACCCTCGCGACGGCGACGTACACGGTCGCGTATCTCGCGGTGTAG
- a CDS encoding dodecin has translation MVFKKVTLIGRSSESFDHATDDAIDRAEETLENVQWVEVEELGVEVGSVEGREYQAEVTVAFEVE, from the coding sequence ATGGTGTTCAAGAAGGTCACCCTCATCGGCCGGAGCTCCGAGAGCTTCGACCACGCCACGGACGACGCGATCGACCGTGCAGAGGAGACGCTCGAAAACGTCCAGTGGGTGGAGGTCGAGGAGCTCGGCGTCGAAGTCGGCTCCGTCGAGGGACGGGAGTACCAGGCAGAAGTAACGGTTGCGTTCGAGGTAGAGTAA
- a CDS encoding HesB/IscA family protein → MSSTETTPVEITEPAAGQAVGLIEDEGLDTDVAGLRLFVQQGGCAGLSYGMRFDTEPEEDDTIVEGHGLRVFIDPASMEYIGGSTLDFEGGLQGKGFSVENPNAESECGCGESFRT, encoded by the coding sequence ATGAGCAGCACCGAGACCACACCCGTCGAAATCACCGAACCGGCGGCCGGCCAGGCGGTCGGCCTCATCGAGGACGAGGGACTGGACACGGACGTGGCCGGCCTCCGCCTGTTCGTCCAACAGGGCGGCTGTGCGGGCCTGTCGTACGGAATGCGCTTCGACACCGAGCCGGAGGAAGACGACACCATCGTCGAAGGCCACGGCCTGCGCGTGTTCATCGACCCGGCGAGCATGGAGTACATCGGCGGCTCGACGCTCGACTTCGAGGGCGGTCTGCAGGGCAAGGGCTTCTCGGTCGAGAATCCGAACGCGGAAAGCGAGTGTGGCTGCGGGGAGAGCTTTCGGACGTAG